In Candidatus Methylomirabilota bacterium, the DNA window TCCGCGACATCGGGACGGTCGGCGTGGGCATCGCGATCCGGCTGGGTGTCCTGGGCCGCGATCACGACGACGATCTGGTCCAGGGCATCGTGCTCATGCGCAAGGGGGAGAACCCGGATGCCGTGATCCAGGGGGTGGCCCGGAAGATCGAAACGCTCAAGAAGACGCTCCCCGCCGGCGTCGAGCTGCGGGACTACTACAGCCGCGATCGGCTCGTGCGGACCACGGTGCGGACGGTCATGCGCAACCTCATCGAGGGTGCGGCCCTCGTCGTCGTCCTCCTCTCCCTCTTCCTCTACAACATTCGGGCCGCCCTCATCGTCGCCGTCACCATTCCCCTTTCCCTGCTCTTCGCCTTCATCTTCATGGATCTGCGTGGCATCCCCGCGAACCTGCTCTCCCTGGGCGCCATCGACTTCGGCATCATCGTCGACGGCGCGGTGATCATGACGGAGAACATCCTCCGCCATCTCGCCGAGCAGAAGCCGGACGGCCGCCGAGTGGTCCGCGAGGTCCAGCACGCGGCGGTGGAAGTGGCGCGCCCCCTCACCTTCGCCGTACTCATCATCATGACGGTGTACGTGCCGATCCTCACCTTCCAGCGCATCGAGGGCAAGCTCTTCCGCCCCATGGCCATCACCATCTCGCTCGCGGTCATCGGCGCTCTCATCCTCACCCTGACCCTGATTCCCGTGCTGTGCAGTTACCTCTTCAAGCTCCCCCCCTCGGATCGCGAGAGCCCGCTCCTGGCCGTCCTGCGGCGGCCCTACCTGCCCGCCATTCGCTGGTGCGTGCGCCGGCCCCTCGTGCCCATCCTGGGCGCCGCGCTCCTCCTCGCGGTTTCTCTGTCGACGTTCACGCTCCTCGGAAAGGAATTCCTCCCCGAGCTCGATGAGGGCGACCTCTGGCTGCGTGTCCAGTTCCCCGTGGGAGTGTCGATCGAAGGCGTGCGGCCGTACGTGCGGGAGATCCGCGAGCGGCTCCTCCGATTCCCGGAAGTGCGGGTCGTCGTCTCACAGCTCGGCGCTCCGGACGACGGCACCGATCCCGAGGCCCCCGACAACGCGGAGTTCTACGTCGGCCTCAAGCCTCGCGAGGAGTGGCCAAATCCGGACAAGGAGCGTCTGGTGACGGCGATGACCGCGGCGCTGGCGAACATACCTGGCGTCAGCACGAACTTCTCCCAGCCCATCAAGGACAACGTCGACGAGGCTCTGGCGGGGGTGAAGGGTGAGCTCGCCATCAAGCTCTACGGCCCCGACATCTTCGTGATGGACGGAGTGGCCAAGCAGATCGCCGCCGTTCTCAAGGACATCCGTGGCGTCGCGGATCTCGACTATGACCACTGCACCGGACAACCCCAGCTTCAGGTGGTCATCGACCGCGCCGCCGCCGCCCGGCACGGCATCAATGTCCAGGACATCCAGGACACCATCGAGGCAACCAGCAAGGGCCGCGCCGTCACCGAGATCTTCGAGGAGGAGCGGCGCTTCAACCTGGTCGTCAAGCTGGGTCAGGCCGGCGAGCCCGGAGCGCGGCTTCGCCAGGTGGCGGTCAGCGCCCCGAGCGGGGAGCGCATTCCCTTGAGCCAGCTCGCCGAGTTCCTCCGGACCGACGGGCTCGCGGAGATCTTCCGCGAGAACAATGTCCGGCGCCTGTCCATCAAGTGGAGCGTGCGGGAGCGCGACATGGGCGGTCTCGTGGCCGAAGCCATGCAGAAGGTGGAGGCGGCCGTGACCCTGCCGCCGGGTTACCGGATGGTATGGAGCGGCCGCTTCGAGGATCAGCAGCGCGCCCTCGGCCGCCTCTACGTCATCGTGCCTCTCGTCATCTTCATCATCTTCGTCCTGCTCTTCGGCGCGTTCAACTCGACGGGCGACGCACTCCTGATCATGCTCAACCTTCCCTTCGCGTTGATCGGCGGCACCCTGGCTCTCTTCTTCTGGCAGAGCAACTTCAATATCTCGGCCGCCGTCGGCTACATCGCCGTGTTCGGCGTCAGTGTGCTGAACG includes these proteins:
- a CDS encoding CusA/CzcA family heavy metal efflux RND transporter; translated protein: MIERLVAFALRQRFIVLSLALLLTVMGVTSFHGLPIEAYPDVGDVRAEIITLWPGHAAEEVERLITIPLENELNGIARVTVIRSDTLFGLSNIRVVFADGTDDYWARQQAQERIAQAQLPADAKPGLGPMSSVIGEVYRYTLESKTMSLVELKALQDWVLEREFRQVPGVADVVSWGGGTKQYEIIVDPARLRAYNLTLKQVLDAAASSNSNSGGGYIAQGEYRVTVRGLGLLRSIADIENIVVSAQKGTPVRVRDIGTVGVGIAIRLGVLGRDHDDDLVQGIVLMRKGENPDAVIQGVARKIETLKKTLPAGVELRDYYSRDRLVRTTVRTVMRNLIEGAALVVVLLSLFLYNIRAALIVAVTIPLSLLFAFIFMDLRGIPANLLSLGAIDFGIIVDGAVIMTENILRHLAEQKPDGRRVVREVQHAAVEVARPLTFAVLIIMTVYVPILTFQRIEGKLFRPMAITISLAVIGALILTLTLIPVLCSYLFKLPPSDRESPLLAVLRRPYLPAIRWCVRRPLVPILGAALLLAVSLSTFTLLGKEFLPELDEGDLWLRVQFPVGVSIEGVRPYVREIRERLLRFPEVRVVVSQLGAPDDGTDPEAPDNAEFYVGLKPREEWPNPDKERLVTAMTAALANIPGVSTNFSQPIKDNVDEALAGVKGELAIKLYGPDIFVMDGVAKQIAAVLKDIRGVADLDYDHCTGQPQLQVVIDRAAAARHGINVQDIQDTIEATSKGRAVTEIFEEERRFNLVVKLGQAGEPGARLRQVAVSAPSGERIPLSQLAEFLRTDGLAEIFRENNVRRLSIKWSVRERDMGGLVAEAMQKVEAAVTLPPGYRMVWSGRFEDQQRALGRLYVIVPLVIFIIFVLLFGAFNSTGDALLIMLNLPFALIGGTLALFFWQSNFNISAAVGYIAVFGVSVLNGTVLVSSIRHAYADGLPLREAIVRGCEIRFRPIMVSAIVAIIGFLPAALSQGIGAEIQKPLARVVIGGLISSTALTLLVLPAVYALFAARDENRDGAARPPGEKNT